Within the Acinonyx jubatus isolate Ajub_Pintada_27869175 chromosome E4, VMU_Ajub_asm_v1.0, whole genome shotgun sequence genome, the region GCTCCCAGCAAAAGGCGTGCCAAGTCACAAAAGTAGCCTGAAGCTGTGACTTCTCCCCAGATACTTAGAATACTTGCATTATTCTCCGGTCCAGAGGACTTTTACTCATCAGGGGCCGTTTGTACCCCAAGCAGTGTTGCCTAATAACATTTATCAGGCTTCCAAGAGTCCGGAGCTGGAGAGTTAACCAAAGGTGAACGCTTTCACGGTGTATGTTCATACGCGTCTCAGATCGCCGCGTGGTACACTTTATGTACCTTAGAGTTTTATCCATCTGCTATACTTCGATAAAgctggggaggaaaaggaagtgcATCCACAGCAAAATTGACCTTTCAAGAGAAAAGATTTTAACACTTTACTCACACAGACATCGTTTATGTAATGTTCACAGCAAGCACATGAGGTaggtgaaaatgttttcattacaaCAGGGACTCACTAGAGTGAAACTAGTGAAATTTCTTGGCTCGGGGAGCAGAATTCTTACAGTAAAAGGCCATGCCTTCCATAactccaggaaaggaaaagagaatacaCTGAGGGGAGGGTAAACAGAGACAGTCTCAGAGACGGTTCTTTAAAAGACTATttagacattttataaacatcAAGCAACTTATACTTTTAAAAGTGTCAAATGCCTTggctctttttgttgttgctgttgtttcctTTTACTCCCTGGAAACCCTAAAATGATTATTGACCCAGTAGTTTTCTTTAatacaaaatcatttttgtttcttccccaaAGCCTAGTTCAGAATAAGCTAATGCACCGGTCGTGACAGTTTGTTTCTGAGTATTTGTTCAACAGCACTTTCTTTATTATGTTTCTACAAAATCCTACAACTAAAGAAACACAGAACACGGTTCAAATGTGCAGAAAGTAACCTTAATTCGGGCTGTGAAAATCTCCCTAAGCAATTCAAGCAAGTTCCCAGAACTCAGAGGAACTTGGAAGAATGTCTATAATTCAGCCTTTGAATCTGAGACATCTCACTCATTCTAGAGATACCTGCATCCCAcctctcattcttttattttgtctccaaaaacagagagggaggcaaaccataagagactcttaaatacagagaacaaactgagggttgccggaggggaggtgggtgggaggcatgggctaaatgggtgatgggcattaaggagggcacttgttgggatgagcacggggtgttgtatgtacATGATGagtcattaaattctactcctgaaaccaatactacagtgtatgttaactaacgtgggtttaaggaaaaaaaggcattttctgtTCTTGCATCATTTGCCCcagaaacaaaacttaaaatatttcacaactgGTATAACCCAGGCACCAACTAATTAAAATAGAAGCTGCCCATAGTGCTGGCGAAGATTCTGGGACCAATCGATAGAAATGCTTTCTAAGGCATTTCACTTACTACTGAATCAACCCTCATTAGGTCAACCAGCTTGGTAACCCACTGGAGTCAAAGAAGGGAGATTCAGATGAATATTTAGCCATGTTCTTTGGTGCACACATAGGTGAATACCAGCACTACGTTTTCCTCTTCCTTGACTTGCAGTGGGTGGAAGACTGGGAGAGGCACAGAATATTGTTTAGGTAGGTGACATGACTTTCAGTTCTTGGGATATCATGGTACTTTGGTGATTTCTTATTGGGAGCAGGGTTGGAGAATTTTGATCTCTGACATTGCTGCAATACAGCCCACATCACTTTGACATATCCACCAGTAAATCCCCTTTCTTCTACTTTGATCAAGAGTTGGGAACTTCAAACTGGCTATGAAACAAGAGTTCCTAGGAAGTTGAAAGTGATGCATGGCCGAGTTGCAACCTAGACATGCCCTATCGGACCCTctacagattttcttttcagggaatttgcattttaacagccCCCAGGAGACTCTTCTGCAGCCAGTTCAAACTTAGTATGGAAACCCTATACAAGATCAATGGTTCACAAATTTTTGTTTGTATCGGGAGATTCCCAGACACTATTCAGCCAAACTGTGTACTAACTGATATGTATGTTCCCTTTGAGCCTATTTCTATGATTCTTTCAGGTGGTATTATTGCCACCTTGTTTCTTCCTGCCTCCTAGGTTCTGCTGCACATCAATCTGGGACGTCCCTCGGATAGTGGCATCTGCCCAGGACTGACTTCCTGAGAGCATCCTTCACCTCCTTGTTCCTCAGGCAGTAGATGGCTGGATTGAGGAACGGTACAATGACTGTATAGAGCACAGAGATGACCTTGTTATGGTCGAAGGTGTACATGGCCTGGGGCCGTGCATAGGTGAAGAGGGTGGAGGAGTAGTAGATAACAACCACTGCCAGGTGAGAGgcacaggtggagaaggctttGCGACGTCCCTGGGCAGTCGGAATCCTGAGGATGGCAGCCATTATGGCAGCATATGATGAAACCACGGCCAAGAGAGGGAGCAGAATCATCACCAGGGCCAAGAGGAAGTCTACTAGTTCTGCTTGCTCTTTGTCAGAGCAGGTGAGGTTGAGCAGTGGGGAGATATCGCAGAAAAAGTGGTTGATGACGTTGGGTCCACAGTAGGACAGCCGGGAAATGAAAAGAAGCTTCATCATGGAGCTCAAGAAGCCGCTACCCCAAGAGGAAACAGCAAGGCGAATGGCCAGGCTGGATGGCATGAGACTAGGGTAACGGAGGGGCTCACAGATGGCCAggtagcggtcataggccatgacTGCCAGCAGGACACATTCGGTGCAGGCTAGGGCAACAAAGAAGTAGAGCTGAGTCATGCAGCCTACGTAGGAGACTCTACGCTCCTGGGTAAGAAATGCTCCCAAAAGCCGGGGAACTGTGACATTGATGTACCACAGCTCCAGGAAGGAGAGATGGCCAAGGAAAAAGTACATCGGGCGGTGAAGGCTTGGCGTGAGCCAGACTGTGGAAACGATGAGTGCGTTCTCCAACAAGGTCAACAGGTAAATTGCCAGGAAGAGGACAAAGAGGAGGCACTGGAGGGGCGGAGAGGTAGGGAAGCCCACCAACACAAACTCTGCTATGTGGCCTCTGCTCCAATTTCCCATCGTCTCTGTCCACACGACCACCTGAAAAACGAACAGGAAGAACGAGAAAGCCAttcccaaccacacacacaaaaaacccaaaatgaaataaaatgaaataaataaaataaaataataaaataaaataaaataaataaaatgaaataaataaaataataaaataaattaaattaaaaaataaaataaaataaaatgaaataaataaaataataacataaaataaataaaataaaataaaatgaaatacaatggaataaataaaataataaaattaataaaataaaattaataaaataaaattaataaaacaataaaataaaataaacaaaataataaaaggaataaaataaaagaaataaaattaaaattaaataaataaaataaaatgaaataaataaaataataacataaaataaataaaacaaaataaaatgaagtacaatggaataaaataataacataaataaaataaaattaataaaataaaatcgataaaataaaattaataaaacaataaaataaaataaacaaaataataaaataaataaaataaaataataaaataaataaaataaaaataaaataaaataaaataaaatgaaataaataaaataaataaaataaaataaaataataaaataaataaaataaaacgaaataaataaaataaaataacaatacatTAGCTTGCATAGTGTAAACTTGACATGTACTTTTGGTCATGCATTTAAATAGTTGCCTGGAATCTAATTTTCACTGCGTGTGAGTACTGACGTTTTAAATGAAATTCCTATGTCACTCTTTTATATGTTCAGTGAAATCTAAATATTGGTGCTATGATACCCACCAATACctgtttcaaaaattatataagCACATGTGTCTTTAAACTATGGACATTTTACATTGTCTCACTGAACTCATAATTCAaagtattgtaataatttttataattacaagCCTTTTACTGACTTCTCTGTATCTATCTGCATGTTTTGGGGTTTCCTGTACTTTTGAGGCTGTGTTTTGAAAAGACTTTCTATTAGATTTTATTCGGTAATCAGCATACATTTCACCAAAGCAATAAAAATACGTGACAAATTTTacaatgttggtttttttttgcggATGGTTTAATAACATGTACTGCCCTTGTTCTCAATTCTTGTGTGCATCCGTGAAGACTACTTATCATCAGAATGAGAGTGGTTTCAGCATCCActgtttcctatttttatttgggagagaTAAACACTGAGGAAGCTAGTTCCCAGAAATAAATGGCACTGACACACCGCAGCTCGGGGAATGGAAGCTGCTTTGTTGTAGCAATAACGCTAAATTATGTGCACTTTCTACTAGTTATGTGCCAGAAATTGCACAGTCATCTCTCATTGAGATGATTTTTATTGATCTATTAGCTGACAACTCAGTCAGTGTGCATTCAGTTGTGCTGAAAGGAACAGGCTGGAAATGGCAGACTTTGAAAAGGCCGTGTGGCCCAGGACCGGTCGCTCCGTCTCCCCGCGGGGACACTGGCACCTGCACTAACTTCCCTGTGCGGCACTTTGGCACAGTGAGTGGGCCATGCCTCACCTTGCACAGAGGGTTTGAAAAGGAGAGTGGGAAAGGGAGAGTCCACTTTGACTAGTGGACTAATTCTAAAAAGATCTGATAAGACAGTGGAGGACCAGGGACTGATCCCTTTAGAACGAACGATTCCAACTTGGATCTTGGAAAGCCTTTTTGTACCCTCCCGGACATAAACCTGGGTTTGGGAAGTGGACTTCATGCGTCAGAGACTTTTCTGAGAGCAAGTTTGCAGAGGACTAGGCAGCAAgtaggggggagaggaggggaggggagcaggacaggaaggaagggcagcAGCCCCGGGGCTAAATGTAATAGAGGACGGGGAAAACTCAAAGGGGGTGGCTGGAAATGCCCGAGAGCCAAGTCAAGGGCATTAGATGCTGCCCTATACTGAGCAATGACAGAGAGTCTGAAAAGGAAACTGTCCTCACCCTCTCTTCTCAGTAGACAGGGCGGTGCCTAGAGCCCTAAAATATCAGTGGACTGAGTTCCAGCCTTGGTCTGTATGATCTTGAATCACCTACTCCGTTTGGATACGTATTTTGTAACGTACACATACTGAATACAAACTAGAGTTCTTTCTAGCTGCAGCACCTGAGGGTCCTGGGAAAGAAGCGGTTAGAAACGGGGTGCAGAGCGGGGGGCAGGCTGAAAAATACACTGGTTTTAAGTATGTTTGAG harbors:
- the LOC106987140 gene encoding olfactory receptor 6P1, which translates into the protein MGNWSRGHIAEFVLVGFPTSPPLQCLLFVLFLAIYLLTLLENALIVSTVWLTPSLHRPMYFFLGHLSFLELWYINVTVPRLLGAFLTQERRVSYVGCMTQLYFFVALACTECVLLAVMAYDRYLAICEPLRYPSLMPSSLAIRLAVSSWGSGFLSSMMKLLFISRLSYCGPNVINHFFCDISPLLNLTCSDKEQAELVDFLLALVMILLPLLAVVSSYAAIMAAILRIPTAQGRRKAFSTCASHLAVVVIYYSSTLFTYARPQAMYTFDHNKVISVLYTVIVPFLNPAIYCLRNKEVKDALRKSVLGRCHYPRDVPD